One window from the genome of Gimesia aquarii encodes:
- a CDS encoding DUF1501 domain-containing protein, translating into MSINTHNRREFLKLTASGVSATMLSSLINSSDASEIPKPTLHHPAKAKSVILLYMSGGFSHVDSFDPKPMLKTMHGKPMPGTIERTQFDAVGNILDTFWETRQYGKSGIKMTNMFPQMAEMVDDLAIVRSMTTNFSEHAQSNFFLHSGFPFLGYPSAGAWVAYGLGSSNKNLPPYIVLRTNSAGIPHGGVSLYGNGFLPAITGGSIFNLTDKNAVPNITPKMAKQEQRKALDLIKSLDRGFADRVAAENAIIDSTRNAETAFEMQQAVPELTDLTGETQAVQNAYGVNDKDPHMAQYARQCLMARRLVERGVRFIELSCSSPGIGAGGAANPWDQHGEIKKGHGAMAKQVDQPIAALLKDLKQRDLLKDTLVVFTGEFGRTPFAQGNGRDHNPYGYSLWLAGGGMKGGVTYGATDEFGYHVVEKKATVYDLWATVLHQLGIDHERLTFRYSGRDMRLTDVHGNVWKDIIA; encoded by the coding sequence ATGTCTATTAATACACATAACCGTCGTGAGTTCTTAAAGCTGACTGCCTCTGGCGTGAGTGCGACTATGTTGTCCAGTCTCATCAATTCGTCAGATGCATCTGAAATTCCAAAACCAACATTGCATCATCCGGCCAAAGCGAAATCGGTCATCTTACTTTACATGTCAGGTGGATTCTCACACGTTGACTCATTTGACCCCAAACCGATGCTAAAAACGATGCATGGTAAACCCATGCCTGGCACAATCGAACGTACCCAGTTTGACGCGGTAGGGAACATTCTCGATACATTTTGGGAAACGAGACAGTACGGCAAGTCCGGAATCAAAATGACGAACATGTTTCCTCAAATGGCAGAGATGGTCGACGATTTGGCCATCGTGAGGTCCATGACGACTAATTTCTCTGAACATGCTCAGAGTAATTTCTTTTTGCATAGTGGCTTTCCGTTTCTTGGTTATCCCAGTGCCGGGGCATGGGTTGCTTACGGGCTAGGTAGTTCGAATAAAAATTTACCACCGTATATTGTTTTGCGGACGAATTCAGCAGGGATTCCGCATGGTGGTGTGAGTCTGTACGGAAATGGATTTTTACCTGCAATTACAGGTGGGTCGATCTTTAACCTGACTGATAAGAATGCGGTTCCGAATATCACGCCGAAGATGGCAAAACAGGAACAACGTAAGGCGCTTGACCTCATTAAATCACTGGACCGAGGATTCGCTGATCGTGTCGCGGCAGAGAATGCCATCATCGATTCTACTCGTAATGCGGAAACAGCTTTTGAAATGCAGCAGGCTGTTCCTGAGTTGACTGACCTGACCGGTGAGACACAGGCGGTCCAGAATGCCTACGGTGTGAATGATAAAGACCCACATATGGCACAATATGCCAGACAATGCCTGATGGCACGTCGTCTGGTCGAACGAGGGGTTCGCTTTATTGAGCTTTCCTGCAGTAGTCCCGGTATTGGTGCCGGTGGTGCTGCCAATCCATGGGACCAGCATGGCGAAATCAAAAAAGGCCACGGTGCCATGGCAAAACAAGTCGATCAGCCAATCGCAGCTTTGTTGAAAGATCTCAAACAACGTGATTTACTCAAAGATACATTAGTTGTATTTACAGGCGAGTTTGGACGCACGCCTTTTGCTCAGGGTAACGGCCGTGATCACAATCCTTACGGATACAGTCTCTGGCTCGCAGGAGGAGGAATGAAGGGGGGCGTGACCTATGGGGCCACCGACGAATTCGGATACCATGTTGTAGAAAAGAAGGCGACCGTCTACGATCTCTGGGCCACCGTCTTACACCAACTTGGAATCGATCATGAAAGACTCACATTCCGTTACAGTGGCCGAGACATGCGACTCACTGACGTGCATGGTAATGTGTGGAAGGATATCATCGCCTGA